A region of Streptomyces sp. TG1A-60 DNA encodes the following proteins:
- a CDS encoding ATP/GTP-binding protein: MILGRSERGKPPVEPVTLKILVAGGFGVGKTTCVGAVSEIKPLRTEEVLTEAGRPVDDTSGVENKTTTTVAMDFGRITLREDLVLYLFGTPGQDRFWFLWDELASGALGAVVLADTRRLEDCFAAVDYFERRSIPFVIGVNCFEDAARYPAETVRQALDLDPGVPVVLCDARQRDSVKDVLVAVVRHAMAYAAEHRQSVGT, encoded by the coding sequence ATGATCCTCGGGCGCTCTGAGCGCGGCAAACCTCCGGTCGAGCCCGTCACGCTCAAGATCCTCGTGGCCGGCGGCTTCGGTGTGGGCAAGACGACCTGCGTCGGCGCGGTCAGCGAGATCAAGCCGCTGCGCACCGAGGAGGTGCTCACCGAGGCGGGCCGCCCGGTCGACGACACGAGCGGTGTGGAGAACAAGACGACCACCACCGTCGCCATGGACTTCGGACGCATCACCCTGCGTGAGGACCTGGTCCTGTACCTGTTCGGCACCCCCGGCCAGGACCGCTTCTGGTTCCTCTGGGACGAACTCGCCTCCGGTGCCCTCGGCGCCGTGGTGCTCGCCGACACCCGCCGTCTGGAGGACTGTTTCGCCGCCGTCGACTACTTCGAGCGGCGCTCCATCCCCTTCGTGATCGGCGTCAACTGCTTCGAAGACGCCGCGCGTTACCCGGCCGAGACCGTCCGCCAGGCGCTCGACCTCGACCCCGGGGTGCCGGTCGTCCTGTGTGACGCGCGCCAGCGGGACTCGGTCAAGGACGTGCTCGTCGCCGTCGTCCGGCACGCGATGGCGTACGCGGCGGAGCACCGCCAGAGCGTCGGCACCTGA
- a CDS encoding MIP/aquaporin family protein translates to MSNGDILVGEVIGTAILILFGAGVCAAVTLRFSKARASGWIVIAFGWGFGVMAGAYTAAPLSGGHLNPAVTLGIAVDSGAWGKVWVYLLGQMVGAMLGAVLAYLVYLAQFQANVRKEGTTEGTANEPTPTLGVFSTIPEIRNPVANLITEIIATIALVLPILAFGRNTGIGLGQIPGEQAGIYGSGISVLLVAFLVVGIGLSLGGPTGYAINPARDLGPRIVHTFLPIPNKGTSDWGYAWIPVVGPLAGGALAGLIYTAAF, encoded by the coding sequence ATGAGCAACGGAGACATACTCGTCGGCGAAGTCATCGGTACGGCGATCCTGATTCTGTTCGGCGCCGGTGTGTGCGCCGCCGTCACTCTCAGGTTCTCGAAGGCGAGGGCATCGGGCTGGATCGTCATCGCGTTCGGTTGGGGTTTCGGCGTGATGGCGGGCGCCTACACCGCCGCTCCCCTGTCCGGCGGGCACCTCAACCCGGCGGTGACACTCGGGATCGCGGTCGACAGCGGGGCATGGGGCAAGGTCTGGGTGTATCTGCTCGGCCAGATGGTCGGCGCGATGCTCGGCGCGGTCCTCGCCTACCTCGTCTATCTCGCGCAGTTCCAGGCGAACGTCCGCAAGGAGGGCACCACGGAGGGCACGGCGAACGAGCCGACACCGACCCTCGGCGTCTTCTCCACCATCCCGGAGATCCGGAACCCGGTCGCCAACCTGATCACGGAGATCATCGCGACGATCGCCCTGGTGCTGCCGATCCTGGCCTTCGGGCGGAACACGGGCATAGGCCTCGGCCAGATCCCCGGTGAACAGGCCGGGATCTACGGCTCCGGCATCTCGGTCCTGCTGGTGGCGTTCCTGGTCGTCGGTATCGGTCTCTCCCTCGGCGGGCCCACCGGCTACGCGATCAACCCGGCCCGTGACCTCGGGCCTCGCATCGTGCACACCTTCCTGCCGATCCCGAACAAGGGCACGTCCGACTGGGGTTACGCCTGGATCCCGGTCGTCGGCCCGCTGGCCGGCGGAGCCCTCGCGGGCCTCATCTACACCGCAGCCTTCTGA
- a CDS encoding zinc ribbon domain-containing protein: MVTGWFTGEGEGFRLLGTRCSACASVFFPREDVRCRNPGCPGGALPEVPLSRRGRVWSYTDGRYRPPSPYVSDPELPWRPYALIAVELAAERLVVLGQAVPGVTVADLAVGMEVEVVPGVLNADAKTTWTTWHWRPTGVTA, encoded by the coding sequence GTGGTCACCGGCTGGTTCACCGGGGAGGGCGAGGGGTTCCGTCTGCTCGGCACGCGCTGTTCGGCGTGCGCCTCGGTGTTCTTCCCGCGTGAGGACGTCCGCTGCCGCAACCCGGGCTGTCCCGGGGGCGCTCTGCCCGAGGTACCGCTGTCGCGGCGGGGCCGTGTCTGGTCGTACACCGATGGCCGGTACCGGCCTCCGTCACCCTACGTGTCCGATCCGGAACTTCCTTGGCGGCCGTACGCGTTGATCGCTGTGGAACTGGCCGCGGAACGTCTTGTGGTGCTGGGACAGGCGGTTCCCGGGGTCACCGTCGCCGACCTGGCGGTGGGCATGGAGGTGGAGGTCGTCCCCGGCGTGCTGAACGCGGACGCGAAGACGACCTGGACGACGTGGCACTGGCGGCCGACGGGGGTGACGGCATGA
- a CDS encoding roadblock/LC7 domain-containing protein, giving the protein MTAPKAEGPTATGTSGELNWLLDDLVERVASIRKALVLSSDGLPTGVSADLTREDSEHLAAVSSGFHSLAKGVGRHFEAGSVRQTVVELDEAFLFVTAAGDGSCLAVLADADADIGQVAYEMTLLVKRVGVHLGSAPRTDAPTGG; this is encoded by the coding sequence ATGACCGCACCGAAGGCCGAAGGGCCCACCGCGACCGGCACGTCCGGGGAGCTGAACTGGCTCCTGGACGATCTGGTGGAGCGCGTCGCCAGCATCCGCAAGGCGCTCGTGCTCTCCAGTGACGGACTGCCCACGGGCGTCTCCGCGGACCTCACCAGAGAGGACAGCGAGCACCTGGCCGCCGTCTCCTCCGGCTTCCACAGCCTCGCCAAGGGCGTCGGCCGGCACTTCGAGGCGGGCAGCGTGCGCCAGACCGTCGTCGAACTCGACGAGGCCTTCCTCTTCGTCACGGCTGCCGGCGACGGCAGCTGCCTCGCCGTCCTCGCGGACGCCGACGCGGACATCGGCCAGGTCGCCTACGAGATGACCCTCCTGGTCAAGCGGGTCGGCGTGCACCTGGGCTCCGCCCCGCGCACCGATGCGCCCACGGGCGGGTAG
- a CDS encoding nitrate- and nitrite sensing domain-containing protein: MRFRGKSIRRKIVALLLVPLVALTGVWAFAMVLTGREASDLFRAADVVEEIGFPTEDTIRVLQQERRQTLVYLADPRASGAVTALERSWSATDAAVDEFRAHALDSELREEMGEATSRRLTAIVDALDGLPSLRTSVGDGTVTVPEALGHYNDLVDPCFTLVSNLPALDSVEMDKQGRALINVMRARELLSREDALLSSVLVADKITRDEIRDVSDLVAQRTLMYEISLPQLPAPERERFRSYWKNASTAPLRSAEEAVVASGPGKPSGVTAKSWDAAVEPVLSDLRDLGIEAGDRYQERVQPLATSVILRAAVSGVLGLFALLVSLFMSVRIGRVLIRDLRRLRQEAHETAGVRLPSVMRRLAAGEQVDVETEVPHLEYDKNEIGEVSQALNTLQRAAVEAAVKQSELRSGISEVFVNLARRSQVLLHKQLTLLDTMERRTEDTDELADLFRLDHLTTRMRRHAEGLVILSGAAPSRQWRKPIQLMDVVRAAVAEVEDYERIEVRRLPRVAVTGPAVADLTHLVAELLENATVFSPPHTAVQVLGERVANGFTLEIHDRGLGMSAEALLDANLKLAETPDFELSDTDRLGLFVVSRLAQRQKVRVSLQPSPYGGTTAVVFIPDALLTDDVPDTNGIGFRLDRAHPTREAELEQERNAALSQVPVRLPGLSAAILDGPVELEAPVDLETLDGFPGTRDGNGGRGGLFRPRRTLTGVADEQQQPAADGEGQQIPLSDPDPTVGPVPLPQRRTPHLVSSHGRSVTGSRPRSADDEAAEGRAAGTDPLDDTRPFTALRGDRAEPPADPAADRTGPALFPGAHRAGAQQLGGPEAPDLPQRRRTGLPGGTAPTTSQYGTDETAPRTDTASDQAESAASPLPRRVRQASLAPQLKAGPERRAQRGGSHPERSPEPAERDADEVRSRMASLQRGWRRGREENAEGDDAQDVSAPRGTTKGDGR; encoded by the coding sequence ATGCGCTTTCGCGGGAAATCGATCCGCCGGAAGATCGTGGCGCTGCTGCTCGTGCCCCTGGTGGCTCTGACCGGTGTCTGGGCGTTCGCCATGGTGCTGACGGGCCGTGAGGCGAGCGATCTCTTCAGGGCGGCGGACGTCGTCGAGGAGATCGGCTTCCCCACCGAGGACACCATCCGTGTGCTCCAGCAGGAACGCCGCCAGACCCTCGTCTATCTCGCCGATCCGCGGGCCTCCGGGGCGGTCACGGCCCTCGAACGCAGCTGGTCCGCCACCGACGCCGCCGTCGACGAGTTCCGTGCGCACGCCCTGGACTCCGAGCTGCGGGAGGAGATGGGTGAGGCCACCTCGCGGCGGCTCACGGCGATCGTGGACGCCCTCGACGGCCTGCCGTCCCTGCGCACGAGCGTCGGGGACGGCACCGTCACCGTCCCCGAGGCCCTCGGCCACTACAACGACCTCGTCGACCCCTGCTTCACCCTGGTGTCCAACCTCCCCGCCCTCGACAGCGTCGAGATGGACAAGCAGGGCCGCGCCCTGATCAACGTCATGCGCGCCCGCGAACTCCTCTCCCGCGAGGACGCCCTGCTCAGCTCCGTGCTCGTCGCGGACAAGATCACCCGGGACGAGATCCGCGACGTCTCCGACCTCGTCGCCCAGCGCACCCTGATGTACGAGATCAGCCTGCCGCAGCTGCCCGCCCCCGAGCGGGAACGCTTCAGGAGCTACTGGAAGAACGCGAGCACCGCGCCCCTGCGCTCGGCCGAAGAGGCCGTCGTCGCCTCCGGCCCCGGCAAGCCCAGCGGCGTCACCGCCAAGAGCTGGGACGCCGCGGTGGAACCGGTGCTCTCCGACCTCCGCGACCTCGGCATCGAGGCGGGCGACCGCTATCAGGAGCGTGTCCAGCCCCTGGCAACGAGCGTCATCCTCAGGGCCGCCGTCTCCGGCGTCCTCGGCCTCTTCGCCCTGCTCGTCTCGCTCTTCATGTCCGTGCGCATCGGCCGCGTCCTCATCCGCGACCTGCGCAGGCTCCGCCAGGAGGCCCACGAGACCGCCGGAGTGCGGCTGCCCAGTGTGATGCGCCGGCTCGCCGCGGGCGAACAGGTCGACGTGGAGACCGAAGTACCGCACCTGGAGTACGACAAGAACGAGATCGGCGAGGTCAGCCAGGCGCTCAACACCCTGCAACGGGCCGCCGTCGAAGCCGCCGTCAAGCAGTCCGAACTCCGCAGCGGCATCTCCGAGGTCTTCGTCAACCTCGCCCGCCGCAGCCAGGTCCTGCTCCACAAGCAGCTCACCCTCCTCGACACGATGGAGCGCCGGACCGAGGACACCGACGAGCTCGCCGACCTGTTCCGCCTCGACCACCTGACGACCCGTATGCGCCGGCACGCCGAGGGCCTGGTCATCCTCTCCGGCGCAGCCCCGTCCCGGCAGTGGCGCAAGCCGATCCAGCTCATGGACGTCGTCCGCGCGGCCGTCGCCGAGGTCGAGGACTACGAGCGCATCGAGGTCCGACGGCTGCCCCGGGTCGCCGTGACGGGCCCCGCCGTCGCCGACCTCACCCACCTCGTGGCCGAACTCCTGGAGAACGCCACGGTGTTCTCGCCCCCGCACACCGCCGTGCAGGTGCTCGGCGAGCGCGTCGCCAACGGCTTCACCCTGGAGATCCACGACCGAGGTCTCGGTATGTCCGCCGAGGCGCTCCTCGACGCCAACCTGAAGCTCGCCGAGACCCCCGACTTCGAGCTCTCCGACACCGACCGGCTCGGTCTCTTCGTGGTCAGCCGGCTCGCCCAGCGGCAGAAGGTCCGCGTCTCCCTCCAGCCGTCGCCGTACGGAGGTACGACGGCCGTGGTCTTCATCCCCGACGCCCTGCTCACCGACGACGTCCCCGACACCAACGGCATCGGCTTCCGCCTCGACCGTGCCCACCCCACCCGGGAGGCCGAGCTGGAGCAGGAGCGCAACGCGGCGCTCTCCCAGGTCCCGGTACGGCTCCCCGGGCTCTCCGCCGCCATCCTGGACGGCCCGGTGGAGCTGGAGGCACCGGTCGACCTGGAGACCCTGGACGGCTTTCCCGGCACCCGCGACGGGAACGGCGGCCGGGGCGGGCTGTTCCGGCCGCGCCGCACCCTCACCGGCGTCGCCGACGAACAGCAGCAGCCGGCGGCCGACGGCGAAGGGCAGCAGATCCCCCTCAGCGACCCGGACCCGACGGTCGGCCCCGTACCGCTGCCGCAGCGCCGGACCCCGCATCTCGTCAGCTCGCACGGCCGTTCCGTGACCGGGTCCAGGCCCCGGTCAGCGGACGACGAGGCTGCCGAAGGCCGCGCGGCGGGCACGGACCCTCTTGACGACACCCGCCCGTTCACCGCGCTGCGCGGCGACCGTGCCGAACCGCCGGCCGACCCCGCAGCCGACCGCACCGGACCCGCGCTCTTCCCGGGCGCGCACCGCGCCGGGGCCCAGCAGCTCGGCGGGCCCGAGGCCCCCGACCTGCCCCAGCGCCGACGCACGGGCCTGCCCGGTGGGACGGCCCCGACGACCTCGCAGTACGGCACTGATGAGACCGCCCCGCGCACGGACACGGCGAGCGACCAGGCAGAATCAGCTGCGAGCCCGCTGCCACGTCGCGTCCGACAGGCCAGCCTCGCACCGCAGTTGAAGGCGGGCCCGGAGAGGCGTGCCCAACGCGGGGGGTCCCACCCCGAGCGGAGCCCGGAGCCCGCCGAACGCGACGCCGACGAAGTACGCAGCCGCATGGCCTCGCTCCAACGGGGTTGGCGGCGCGGCCGCGAGGAGAACGCCGAGGGCGATGACGCCCAGGACGTCTCAGCACCACGAGGAACGACTAAGGGGGACGGTCGATGA
- a CDS encoding lipid-transfer protein — protein MTGEVAVLGAGMHPWGKWGRSFVEYGTVAARAALADAGVDWRDVGSIVGADTVRGGYPGYVAGATFAKALGWQGARVTSVYAACASGAQAVGAARAQILAGLADVVLVVGADSAPKGFFRPAGGDRADDPDWLRFRVLGATNPTYFGLYARRRMAVHGDTPEDFARVKVKNSAVGALNPYARYRGRVTAEEVAASAVVADPLRLLDICATSDGGAALVLSTMEFARRHGVAEPVRIRAVSTVTPRYPNTVLDLPDIATDSAVAVAPPDESFRASIGRAAYEEAGIGPEDLSLAEVYDLSTALELQWYEDLGLCGEGEAAKLLRDGVTALDGHMPVNVSGGLASFGEAVPAQAIAQVCELVWQLRGAATDRQVAGAKVGISANQGLFGHGSAVIAVR, from the coding sequence ATGACGGGCGAGGTGGCGGTGCTGGGCGCGGGCATGCACCCGTGGGGCAAGTGGGGAAGGAGTTTCGTCGAGTACGGGACGGTGGCCGCACGGGCCGCGCTGGCCGACGCGGGGGTCGATTGGCGGGACGTCGGCTCGATCGTCGGCGCGGACACGGTGCGTGGCGGCTATCCGGGATACGTGGCCGGGGCGACCTTCGCGAAGGCGCTGGGGTGGCAGGGGGCCCGGGTCACGAGTGTGTACGCGGCCTGCGCGTCCGGGGCGCAGGCGGTTGGCGCCGCGCGGGCCCAGATCCTCGCCGGACTCGCGGACGTGGTGCTCGTCGTGGGCGCGGACTCGGCTCCGAAGGGGTTCTTCCGGCCCGCCGGCGGGGATCGGGCCGACGATCCCGACTGGCTGCGGTTCCGGGTCCTCGGGGCGACCAATCCGACGTACTTCGGGCTGTACGCGCGACGGCGGATGGCGGTGCACGGGGACACGCCGGAGGATTTCGCGCGGGTCAAGGTGAAGAACAGCGCGGTGGGGGCTCTCAATCCGTACGCGCGGTACCGCGGGCGGGTCACCGCCGAGGAGGTCGCGGCCTCGGCCGTCGTCGCCGATCCGCTGCGGCTTCTGGACATCTGTGCGACCTCGGACGGAGGGGCGGCGCTGGTGCTGTCCACCATGGAGTTCGCGCGGCGGCACGGCGTGGCCGAACCCGTACGCATACGGGCGGTGTCCACGGTGACGCCCCGCTATCCCAACACGGTGCTCGATCTGCCGGACATCGCGACGGACTCGGCGGTCGCGGTGGCACCGCCGGATGAGAGTTTCCGGGCATCGATCGGGCGGGCCGCGTACGAGGAGGCGGGCATCGGGCCCGAGGACCTCTCCCTCGCCGAGGTCTACGACCTGTCCACGGCGCTGGAGTTGCAGTGGTACGAGGATCTGGGGCTCTGCGGCGAGGGCGAGGCCGCGAAGCTGCTGCGGGACGGTGTGACGGCGCTCGACGGGCACATGCCGGTGAACGTCAGCGGGGGGTTGGCCTCGTTCGGTGAGGCGGTTCCGGCGCAGGCGATCGCCCAGGTGTGCGAGCTGGTGTGGCAGTTGCGGGGTGCGGCGACGGACCGTCAGGTCGCGGGGGCCAAGGTCGGGATCAGCGCGAATCAGGGACTTTTCGGGCACGGGTCGGCGGTGATCGCGGTCCGGTGA
- a CDS encoding NUDIX domain-containing protein: MSANQHPTANSAPESHCSSCGAPYGEGVSGWPRTCAACHTVAYRNPLPVAVALQPVYDTKGTALVVITRTIAPARGGVALPGGFIDHREDWRHAVVRELKEETGICAADRDVRLADAMSSPGGHLLLFGLLPERPAAHLPPPAATDETEGWHLLHRPTELAFPLHTLAVKAFFDGRYV; encoded by the coding sequence GTGTCCGCAAATCAACACCCAACAGCCAACTCCGCACCGGAATCGCATTGTTCGAGCTGCGGAGCGCCCTACGGAGAGGGCGTCTCCGGCTGGCCCCGCACCTGCGCGGCCTGTCACACCGTGGCCTACCGCAATCCGCTTCCCGTGGCGGTGGCCCTCCAGCCCGTGTACGACACCAAGGGCACGGCCCTCGTCGTGATCACACGGACCATCGCCCCCGCGCGCGGGGGCGTCGCCCTGCCCGGCGGTTTCATCGACCATCGGGAGGACTGGCGGCACGCCGTCGTCCGTGAGCTCAAGGAGGAGACGGGCATCTGCGCCGCCGACCGCGACGTACGACTCGCCGACGCCATGAGCTCACCCGGCGGCCACCTGCTCCTGTTCGGGCTGCTCCCGGAGCGCCCGGCCGCCCATCTGCCGCCGCCCGCCGCCACGGACGAGACGGAGGGCTGGCACCTGCTGCACCGCCCCACCGAACTCGCCTTCCCTCTGCACACCCTGGCCGTAAAGGCGTTCTTCGACGGCCGCTACGTCTGA
- the glpK gene encoding glycerol kinase GlpK: MPDNAQKYVAAIDQGTTSSRCMIFDQGGAIVAVDQREHRQIFPKPGWVEHDATEIWSKVQAVVAGAIARAGLRADQISALGITNQRETTVLWDRATGKPVHNAIVWQDTRTSALCTELGGPDGQDRFREQTGLPLASYFSGPKATWLLDNVPGLRARAERGEIAFGTIDSWLIWNLTGGTDGGQHVTDVTNAGRTMLMNLESLQWDASILSAMNVPEAILPEIRSSAEVYGTAVGHLAGVPVASALGDQQAAVFGQACYDVGAAKNTYGTGSFLLLNTGNRPVPSKSGLLTTMGYKIGGEAPVYCLEGSIAITGALVQWFRDQLGIIRTADEIEPLAASVDDNGGAYIVPAFSGLFAPYWRSDARGVVTGLTRYVTRAHLARAVLEATSWQTREVVDAMFQDSGVHITTLKVDGGMTGNSLLMQHQADVLDVPVIRPKVSETTCLGAAYAAGLATGVWNDLDELKSHWQKDVEWTPAMEASVRDREYHNWRKAVEKSLGWHVDDMN; this comes from the coding sequence ATGCCGGACAACGCCCAGAAGTACGTCGCCGCCATCGACCAGGGCACCACTTCCAGCCGCTGCATGATCTTCGACCAGGGCGGCGCGATCGTCGCCGTCGACCAGCGGGAGCACCGCCAGATCTTCCCCAAGCCTGGCTGGGTGGAGCACGACGCCACCGAGATCTGGTCGAAGGTGCAGGCGGTGGTCGCCGGGGCGATCGCCAGGGCGGGCCTGCGGGCGGACCAGATCAGCGCGCTCGGCATCACCAACCAGCGCGAGACGACGGTCCTGTGGGACCGCGCCACGGGCAAGCCCGTGCACAATGCGATCGTCTGGCAGGACACCCGTACCTCGGCGCTCTGCACCGAACTGGGCGGCCCGGACGGGCAGGATCGTTTCCGTGAGCAGACCGGTCTGCCGCTGGCCAGCTACTTCTCCGGCCCGAAGGCCACCTGGCTGCTCGACAACGTGCCAGGGCTCAGGGCCCGTGCCGAGCGCGGCGAGATCGCCTTCGGCACGATCGACTCCTGGCTGATCTGGAACCTGACCGGCGGCACGGACGGCGGACAGCACGTCACCGATGTCACCAACGCCGGGCGCACCATGCTGATGAACCTGGAGAGCCTCCAGTGGGACGCCTCGATCCTCTCGGCGATGAACGTCCCGGAGGCGATTCTTCCGGAGATCAGGTCCTCCGCCGAGGTGTACGGCACCGCCGTGGGCCACCTCGCGGGCGTCCCCGTCGCGTCGGCGCTGGGCGATCAGCAGGCGGCGGTGTTCGGGCAGGCCTGCTACGACGTGGGCGCCGCGAAGAACACCTACGGCACCGGCAGCTTCCTGCTACTCAACACCGGGAACCGGCCCGTGCCGTCGAAGAGCGGGCTGCTGACGACCATGGGGTACAAGATCGGCGGTGAGGCGCCGGTGTACTGCCTGGAGGGCTCGATCGCGATCACGGGCGCTCTGGTGCAGTGGTTCCGCGACCAGCTCGGCATCATCCGTACCGCCGACGAGATCGAGCCCCTGGCGGCGAGTGTCGACGACAACGGCGGGGCGTACATCGTGCCCGCCTTCTCCGGCCTGTTCGCCCCCTACTGGCGCTCCGACGCGCGCGGTGTGGTCACCGGGCTGACGCGGTACGTCACGAGGGCGCATCTCGCGCGCGCGGTGCTGGAGGCGACGAGCTGGCAGACGCGTGAGGTCGTGGACGCCATGTTCCAGGACTCCGGGGTGCACATCACGACCCTGAAGGTCGACGGCGGCATGACGGGAAACAGCCTGCTGATGCAGCATCAGGCGGACGTTCTGGACGTGCCGGTGATCCGGCCGAAGGTCTCCGAGACGACCTGCCTGGGCGCCGCGTACGCGGCCGGGCTCGCGACCGGGGTGTGGAACGACCTCGACGAGTTGAAGTCGCACTGGCAGAAGGACGTCGAGTGGACGCCGGCCATGGAGGCCTCCGTGCGTGACCGCGAGTATCACAACTGGCGCAAGGCGGTGGAGAAGAGCTTGGGCTGGCACGTGGACGACATGAACTGA
- a CDS encoding DUF742 domain-containing protein: MSRDGQGRSHWFDDEAGPVVRPYAMTRGRTNHAIQHRLDLIAVVLTEPHVGDPEEDHSLSPEHVRIVVLCRDNPQSVAELAADLDLPVGVVRVLVGDLVDEELVHVTRPVPPAELVDESILRDVINGLRAL; this comes from the coding sequence ATGAGCCGAGACGGTCAGGGAAGAAGCCACTGGTTCGACGACGAGGCCGGACCAGTGGTCCGTCCGTACGCGATGACGCGCGGCCGGACCAACCACGCGATCCAGCACCGCCTCGACCTGATCGCCGTGGTCCTCACGGAGCCGCACGTCGGCGACCCGGAGGAGGACCACTCCCTCTCCCCTGAGCACGTCCGTATCGTCGTACTCTGCCGCGACAACCCTCAGTCGGTCGCCGAACTCGCCGCCGACCTGGACCTGCCGGTCGGAGTGGTCCGCGTTCTCGTGGGAGATCTCGTGGACGAGGAACTCGTCCATGTGACACGTCCCGTGCCGCCGGCCGAGCTGGTGGACGAGAGCATTCTGCGCGACGTGATCAACGGCCTCCGGGCGCTCTGA